From Phycisphaerales bacterium, a single genomic window includes:
- a CDS encoding HAMP domain-containing sensor histidine kinase codes for MALPRRNYFDATLRLPLWARCLLALPLMAGAHALQVVPERLLGPMGQFLPFEFLGIVVAALCLGVLPGATAVVVATLTSIWSLPPEGFFAVSRPADIVAVALNGVLGAGVVVLSEAHRRSVARERAAFTELDRRARELEAEVRQRTRAERELREANERLDEFSHAVAHDLKEPLRGITYLATFLEEDTADRLTPDERHRLGRLKASAQGMAHMLGVALDYARESAAGAAEPGESGPAVVDPAAVAGRVVQTLEPWLKQENAEVIVRGPLPPVRCDEASIIRVFTNLIANGVKYNRSSPKVIEVGVLDMGVIGLGASVDVKPPVFYVRDNGAGIPREKRDRVFRMFRRPEPGDPHDPPNAGTGAGLALTRRIIERHRGRIWIEDPPPGVQGTTFCFTLAERG; via the coding sequence ATGGCGCTCCCGCGTCGCAACTACTTCGACGCCACCCTCCGGCTCCCGCTGTGGGCGCGGTGCCTGCTCGCCCTGCCGCTGATGGCGGGGGCGCACGCGCTGCAGGTCGTCCCCGAGCGGCTGCTGGGCCCCATGGGCCAGTTCCTGCCCTTTGAGTTCCTGGGCATCGTGGTCGCGGCTTTGTGCCTGGGCGTGCTCCCGGGCGCGACCGCGGTGGTGGTCGCGACCCTTACGTCCATCTGGTCGCTGCCGCCCGAGGGCTTCTTCGCGGTGTCGCGCCCGGCGGACATCGTGGCCGTGGCCCTCAACGGCGTGCTGGGCGCGGGCGTGGTCGTGCTCAGCGAGGCGCACCGCCGCTCGGTGGCCCGTGAGCGGGCCGCGTTCACGGAGCTCGACCGCCGCGCCCGCGAGCTGGAGGCGGAGGTGCGGCAGCGCACGCGGGCGGAGCGCGAGCTCCGCGAGGCCAACGAGCGGCTCGACGAGTTCTCCCACGCCGTGGCCCATGACCTCAAGGAGCCGCTGCGGGGCATCACCTACCTGGCCACGTTCCTGGAGGAGGACACCGCCGACCGCCTCACGCCCGACGAGCGGCACCGCCTGGGGCGCCTCAAGGCCTCCGCCCAGGGGATGGCCCACATGCTCGGCGTCGCGCTCGATTACGCCCGCGAGTCGGCGGCCGGCGCCGCGGAGCCGGGTGAGTCCGGGCCCGCCGTGGTGGACCCCGCGGCCGTGGCGGGGCGCGTGGTCCAGACGCTCGAGCCCTGGCTCAAGCAGGAGAACGCGGAGGTGATTGTGCGCGGCCCCCTGCCGCCGGTGCGCTGCGACGAGGCGAGCATCATCCGCGTCTTTACGAACCTGATCGCCAACGGCGTCAAGTACAACCGCTCCAGCCCGAAGGTGATCGAGGTGGGCGTGCTCGACATGGGCGTGATCGGGCTGGGCGCCTCGGTGGACGTCAAGCCGCCGGTGTTCTACGTGCGCGACAACGGCGCGGGCATCCCGCGCGAGAAGCGCGACAGGGTCTTCCGCATGTTCCGCCGCCCCGAGCCCGGCGACCCCCACGACCCGCCCAACGCCGGCACCGGCGCCGGCCTGGCCCTCACCCGCCGCATCATCGAACGCCACCGCGGCCGCATCTGGATCGAGGACCCCCCGCCGGGCGTGCAGGGCACCACGTTCTGCTTCACGCTGGCGGAGCGGGGTTGA
- a CDS encoding fibronectin type III domain-containing protein, translating to MNFAGQHVEPFQQHAALLGLSPQQLASYEQAVVNAQDALAQATAAKQAWKTAASLAATRMRELNRVMTETVTLIDLNAANAADPMELYQAAMLTPPNTPGVMAAPGPCTHLRATLNTDGSLTIQWKCKNPANAHGTIYQVLRRLPSADGGWGPFTQVALAGRKHFRDGTLPAGVGTVQYTVQARRVDVLGPVCAPFTVQLGAGALTAGGETAGEARLAA from the coding sequence GTGAACTTCGCGGGCCAGCACGTCGAGCCCTTCCAGCAGCACGCGGCGTTGCTCGGGCTCAGCCCGCAGCAGCTCGCCAGCTACGAGCAGGCCGTGGTGAACGCGCAGGACGCCCTCGCGCAGGCCACCGCCGCGAAGCAGGCGTGGAAGACGGCGGCCTCGCTCGCCGCGACCCGTATGCGCGAACTGAACCGTGTGATGACCGAGACGGTGACGCTGATCGACCTCAACGCCGCGAACGCGGCGGACCCGATGGAGCTGTACCAGGCCGCGATGCTGACCCCGCCCAACACCCCGGGCGTGATGGCCGCGCCGGGGCCGTGCACGCACCTCCGCGCCACGCTCAACACCGACGGCTCGCTGACGATCCAGTGGAAGTGCAAGAACCCCGCCAACGCCCACGGCACGATCTACCAGGTCCTGCGGCGGCTGCCGAGTGCCGACGGCGGCTGGGGCCCGTTCACGCAGGTCGCGCTCGCGGGCCGTAAACACTTCCGCGACGGCACCCTGCCCGCCGGCGTGGGAACCGTGCAGTACACCGTGCAGGCCCGCCGCGTCGACGTGCTGGGCCCGGTGTGCGCGCCCTTCACGGTGCAGCTGGGGGCGGGGGCGCTCACGGCCGGCGGGGAAACCGCGGGCGAGGCCAGGCTGGCGGCGTGA
- a CDS encoding universal stress protein yields MVMANEPVYRNVLVWVDFSQSCPRLMEQAAVIARGSGGGGAVLHVVHACTPPWMKLHYRSPAEASSEKERNAYEARELARLRECVGPVVERTPGLDVRYAVLFGVDPAQEVLEYGRRVHADLLVMHAERPTGLLGAMEKRLDPTVRMESELDAPVLVLRGD; encoded by the coding sequence ATGGTGATGGCGAACGAACCGGTGTACAGGAACGTGCTGGTGTGGGTGGACTTCTCGCAGAGCTGCCCGCGGCTGATGGAGCAGGCGGCGGTGATCGCGCGGGGGTCGGGTGGTGGGGGGGCGGTGCTGCACGTGGTGCACGCGTGCACGCCGCCGTGGATGAAGCTGCATTACCGCTCGCCCGCGGAGGCCTCCTCCGAGAAGGAGCGGAACGCGTACGAGGCCCGCGAGCTGGCGCGGCTGCGGGAGTGCGTCGGGCCCGTGGTGGAACGCACGCCCGGGCTCGACGTGCGCTACGCCGTGCTCTTTGGCGTGGATCCTGCGCAGGAGGTGCTGGAGTACGGCCGCCGCGTGCACGCCGACCTGCTGGTCATGCACGCCGAGCGGCCCACCGGCCTGCTGGGCGCCATGGAGAAGCGGCTGGACCCCACGGTGCGGATGGAGTCCGAGCTTGATGCGCCGGTGCTCGTGCTGCGGGGGGACTGA